A genomic segment from Equus przewalskii isolate Varuska chromosome X, EquPr2, whole genome shotgun sequence encodes:
- the CAPN6 gene encoding calpain-6 has protein sequence MGPPLKLFKNQKYQELKQECIKDGRLFCDPTFLPENDSLFYNRLLPGKVVWKRPQDICDDPRLIVGNISNHQLIQGRLGHKPMVSAFSCLAVQESHWTKTIPNHKEQEWDPRKLDKYAGIFRFRFWHFGEWTEVVIDDLLPTINGDLVFSFSTSMNEFWNALLEKAYAKLLGCYEALDGLTTTDIIVDFTGTLAETVDMQKGRYTELVEEKYKLFGELYKTFTKGGLICCSIESPNQEEQEVETDWGLLKGHTYTMTDIRKIRLGERLVEVFSTEKLYMVRLRNPLGRQEWSGPWSEISEEWQQLTAADRKNLGLVMSDDGEFWMSLEDFCRNFHELNVCRNVSNPIFGRKELESVVGCWTVDDDPLMNRSGGCYNNRDTFLQNPQYIFTVPEDGHKVIMSLQQKDLRTYRRMGRPDNYIIGFELFKVEMNRRFRLHHLYIQERAGTSTYIDTRTVFLSKYLKKGNYVLVPTMFQHGRTSEFLLRVFSEVPVQLRELTLDMPKMSCWNLARGYPKVVTQITVHSAEGLEKKYANETVNPYLVIKCGKEEVRSPVQKNTVHAIFDTQAIFYRRTTDIPIIVQVWNSRKFCDQFLGQVTLDADPSDCRDLKSLYLRKKGGPTAKVKQGHISFKVISSDDLTEL, from the exons ATGGGCCCTCCCTTGAAGCTCTTCAAAAACCAGAAGTACCAGGAACTGAAGCAGGAATGCATCAAAGATGGTAGACTTTTCTGTGATCCAACATTTTTGCCTGAGAATGATTCACTTTTCTACAACCGACTGCTTCCTGGGAAGGTGGTGTGGAAACGTCCCCAG GACATCTGTGATGACCCCCGTCTGATTGTGGGCAACATTAGCAACCACCAGCTGATCCAAGGGAGACTGGGGCACAAGCCGATGGTCTCTGCGTTTTCCTGTTTGGCTGTTCAGGAGTCTCACTGGACAAAG ACAATTCCCAACCATAAGGAACAGGAATGGGACCCTCGAAAACTAGATAAATATGCTGGGATATTTCGCTTCCGTTTCTGGCATTTTGGAGAATGGACTGAGGTGGTGATTGATGACTTGCTGCCCACCATCAATGGAGATCTGgttttctccttctccacttcCATGAATGAGTTTTGGAATGCTTTACTGGAAAAAGCTTATGCAAA GCTGCTTGGCTGTTATGAGGCCCTTGATGGTTTGACCACCACTGATATCATCGTGGACTTCACTGGCACGTTGGCTGAAACTGTTGACATGCAGAAGGGAAGATACACTGAGCTTGTTGAGGAGAAGTACAAGCTGTTTGGAGAACTGTACAAAACATTTACCAAAGGAGGTCTGATCTGTTGCTCCATTGAG TCTCCCAATCAGGAGGAACAAGAAGTTGAAACTGATTGGGGTCTACTGAAGGGCCATACCTACACCATGACTGATATTCGCAAGATCCGTCTTGGAGAAAGACTTGTAGAAGTCTTCAGCACTGAGAAACTGTATATGGTTCGCCTGAGGAACCCCTTGGGAAGACAGGAATGGAGTGGCCCCTGGAGTGAAAT TTCTGAAGAGTGGCAGCAACTGACTGCAGCAGATCGTAAGAACCTGGGGCTTGTTATGTCTGATGATGGAGAGTTTTG GATGAGCCTGGAAGACTTTTGCCGCAACTTTCACGAACTGAATGTCTGCCGCAATGTGAGCAACCCTATTTTTGGCCGCAAGGAGCTGGAATCAGTGGTAGGATGCTGGACTGTGGATGATGACCCCCTGATGAACCGTTCAGGAGGCTGCTACAACAACCGAGACACCTTTCTGCAGAATCCTCAG TACATCTTCACTGTGCCTGAGGATGGGCACAAGGTTATCATGTCACTGCAGCAGAAGGACCTGCGTACTTACCGCCGCATGGGAAGACCTGACAATTACATCATTGGTTTTGAGCTCTTCAAG GTGGAGATGAACCGCAGATTCCGCCTCCACCACCTCTACATCCAAGAACGTGCTGGGACTTCCACCTATATTGATACCCGCACCGTGTTTCTGAGCAAGTACCTGAAGAAGGGCAACTACGTGCTTGTCCCGACCATGTTCCAGCATGGCCGCACCAGCGAGTTTCTCCTGAGAGTCTTCTCTGAAGTGCCTGTCCAGCTCAG GGAACTGACTCTGGACATGCCCAAGATGTCCTGCTGGAACCTGGCTCGTGGCTACCCAAAGGTAGTTACCCAGATCACTGTTCACAGCGCTGAGGGCCTGGAGAAGAAGTATGCCAATGAAA CTGTAAACCCATATTTGGTCATCAAGTGTGGAAAAGAGGAAGTCCGTTCTCCTGTCCAAAAGAATACTGTTCATGCCATTTTTGACACCCAGGCCATTTTCTACAGAAGGACCACTGACATTCCTATTATAGTGCAG GTCTGGAACAGCCGAAAATTCTGTGATCAGTTCTTGGGGCAGGTTACTCTGGATGCTGACCCCAGCGACTGCCGTGATCTGAAGTCTCTGTACCTGCGTAAGAAGGGTGGTCCAACTGCCAAAGTCAAGCAAGGCCACATCAGTTTCAAGGTTATTTCCAGCGATGATCTCACTGAGCTCTAA